A window of Halogeometricum sp. S1BR25-6 genomic DNA:
TTAAGCTCGCCAGCGTGAACGCAAGTACTGGAGTGTGCGAACCTCTGGGAACACGTTCTCGCCGCCTCCCACTCATACTCAAACGCAGACGCGAACGATACTCAACTGCGGATTCATTCGCCCGCGCAGGACCGACCCGCGCGGGCGAGTTTCATTTCGAAAAGCGAAGAGCGACTGCCACGCCCGAGACGCATCTGCCCGTCGTGGACTCGATAGCCGGGGTGCTGCGGACGCCCCGAACCACGCTCAGAATCTGTTCGGCGAGGGATTCCGTCCATTCGCTCTTGGTACCGACTACGGTCTTCGTTTCGCGACGAAACCCGCGCAGTCTGCCGATTAAGCCGAATTAAATCCGGCTAAAACGAGCTATAGTCGGATTTAGATACTATCTCTATTATGTGTATGTAGGGTGTAGATGAGAGTGCAATGCGCATCAAATCACTGACGGTCGTGCTGGCACTGCTGGTCGTGACCGCCGCCCTTCCGGGGGCGGCGAGTGCGGCGACGAGGGTGAGCGTCGACGTCGAACAGGACGAGGCGACGGGCGAAGCGCTCGTCCTCGTCACAGACAACGGAACCGCGGTCGAGAACGCGACGGTGAACGTCACCGGGGAACTGGCGTACGCGGGCGCGGGGACGTACCAAACGGACGCGAACGGGAGCGTCACGCTCCCCGAACCCGCGGAGACGCAGAACGTCACCGTCGTCGCGACGGACGGCGACGCGACGGACGAGACGACTGTCCGTCTCGTCGGCGCCGGACTGACGCTCGACGTCGCACAGGCCGACGACGGTACCGTGACCGTCGGCGTCGCCCGCGACGGTAGCGGAGTCGCGAACGCGACGGTCAACGTCGCCGTCGAGAACGGTAGCTACGCCGCGGCCGGCAACCACACCACCGACGAGAACGGCACGGTCGAACTCGCCGCGCCCGCGGAGAACGTCACCGCGACGGTCACCGCCTCGGAGGCCGACGAGACGGCCACCGAGACGGTGACGCTGCTCGCACCGACGGTGCCGCTCGAGTTGACCGTCGAACAGGATGCCGGCGTCGAAATCGGCGTCTCCCGCGGCGACGGCGCGGTGGAGAACGCGACGGTGACCGTGGCGAGCGCCAGCGACTACGTGGGGACCGGAACCTTCGAGACCGGCGAGGACGGAACCGTCTCCCTGCTCGCGCCGACGGAGAACGTCTCCGTGACGGTGACCGCGACGGCCGACGGCGACACAGTCTCCGAGACGGTCGCGTTGACGACGGAGTTCGTCGGAGAGCAGAAGAACTTCGGACAGGCGGTGAAGACGTTCCTCGACGCACTGCGCGCCGCGGGCTTCAACGGCCCGCCGGGACGGATCATCTCGGACTTCGTGACGGCGAACAATCCCGGTAACGCGGACGACGCGCCGGGCCGGTCCGATGCGGCGGACCGCTCGAACGCGCCGGGCCGGTCTGACGCGGCCGGACAGGGAGCGAACGCTTCCGCGGCCGCCGACCGAGGCGCCGACGGCGAACGCGGGGCGCCGGAGCACGCGAAGAAGGGGAAGAACCCGGACGACTCCGATTCGGACTCCGACGCGCCGGAAGACGACCGAGCGGCGAACGACGCCGGTGAAGACGACGTCGACGAGGACGACGCCGACGGCGCGGACGAGGACGATTCCGACGACGACGAGGAACGCTCCTCCTCGAACCGAGGCAACGGAGGGGGGAACGGGAACGGGAACGGGAACGGGAACGGTAACGGCAACGACAGAAAGAACGAGTAACCGCTCGGAACGCGACCGAACCCGACGTCGATACCGACATCGACATCGACCCGGGTTATCGACGCCCGGGGGTCACGGCTCGGTACGCTCTTTTGCGAGTCGGGTTTCGAGGTCGGAGAGCGGGACGCCCGCGCGCGCGGCGACGCGTTCGGGGTCGACGTCGAAGCGTTCGGACGCACACACCGCGCCGACGGCGACGAGTTCGTTGCGCGTGTCCGGCGGCGACCACGTCGGAACGAGCGGTTCTGACTCGGCCGTCGACTCCAGGGCGGAGACGGCGACGGTGCACACCAACGCCGCGGTCAGCGGGTCGGACCGCGGGTCGCCGGCGTCTTCGCGGGCGCGTTCGACCGCGCCGGCCAGCGCGAAGTAGCGTCGCGCGTCCGACGCTTCGAGCAGCGCCCGTTCGAGGGCGCTGTCGACGACGGCGGACAGGGCGTCCACGTCGGGCGAGTCGGTCACGCCTCGCCCGTCGCTTCGAGGTCCGCGCCGACGACGGTGCCGTCCGGGCGGAGCGTGACGCGTCCGAGCGTCACCGTCTCGCCGTTCGGCGTCTCGGTCGCGATGGCGCGAAGGGTGCGCTCTCGGTCGAGTCGCTCCCAGACGACTTCCTCGACGAGACGCTGGAACTCCTCGGGGTCGGTCCACCCGGAGTCGATGTCCGAGGGGACGCGGACGACGAACTGCAGGTCGGACTCGGTGACGTGGATGCCGACGCCGAACGTGTCCCCGGCGGCGCGGCCGTCGGTGTCTCCGTCCGCGTCCGCCCTCGCCCTCTCGTTCTCGTCTGCCTTCGCGTCCCCGTCGCTGTCGGTCATGTCGGGTCCTCGGGGGCGACGCGGCAAATAATCGGTGGTGCGTCGGGGGAGTCGAAGCGTCGGCACGTCGGCGCGGCGACGACTTGCGACGTCCGGCCCCGTGCGAACTGCCAGCACGGGCCTGAGAGCGAACGGATAGGACGCCTTTTGCCCGCCGAGTAATTTCGAGAAGTCAATGAGCTACAAGATCGGACTCGTCGGCAAACCCTCCGTCGGCAAGTCCTCTTTCTTCAACGCGGCGACGATGAACGACGTGCCCGAGGGCGCGTACCCGTTCACGACCATCGACCCTTCCGTCGGCGAGGCGTACGTCCGCGTCGACTGCGCGGCCCCCGAGTTCGACGAGACTTGTACCCCCTCGGTGGGTTACTGCGACGACGGCACGCGCTTCGTCCCGGTGAAACTCGTCGACGTGGCCGGTCTCATCCCCGGCGCGCACGAGGGGAAGGGCCTCGGTAACCAGTTTCTCACCGACCTGAACGAGGCGGACGTCCTCGTCCACGTCGTCGACTTCTCCGGCGAGACGGACATCGAGGGCGAGGCCACCGAGGGCCACGACCCGCGCGAGGATATCGACTTCCTGGAGGGCGAACTCGACATGTGGTATCTCGACATCTTGGAGAAGGGACTGGAGCGCTACCGGACGGGATACGACGGCGACGAGAAACACGTCGAGGAGGACCTCGCCGAACAGATGTCGGCGTTCAAGACGAACAAAGACGAGATAAAGCAGGTCGTGCTCGGTCTCGGCCTCTCCTTGGACCCCGACGAGTGGGACGCCGAGGACAAGGAGGCCATCGCCCGCGAGATTCGCAAGCGGACGAAGCCGATGCTCATCGCGGCGAACAAGATGGACAAGCCGGCCGCACAGGAGAACTTCGCGGAGATAACGTCGGACCCCGAGTACGAACACCTCACGTTCGTCCCCGCCAGCGCGCACGCGGAGAAGGCCTTGAAGAAGGCCGCCGACGGGGGCGTCGTCGACTACGAACCGGGCGCGGCCGACTTCGACATCGTCGGCGACGTGAGCGACGACCAGGAGGCGGGACTCGAACAGATCGGGGAGTTCCTCGACGCCTACGACGGGTCGGGAGTTCAGCAGTCGCTGGAGGCCGCCCTGTTCGACGTGATGGGCGCCATCGCCATCTTCCCCGGGAGCGCCAACGGGAAGTCCGACTCGGAGGGGGTGTTCCGCGACTGCTTCGTCCTGCCCGAGGGGTCGACCACCGAGGACTTCGCGTACCACCTGCACTCGGATATCGGCGACGGCCTCCTGCACGGCATCGACGTTCGGTCGAAGCGACAGGTCGGCTCCGACCACGAACTGGCGCACAGGGACGTGCTCGAGATCGTAACGACTGGTTAACTTTCGGACTGGTACGACTTACTACATAAGGCGAGTCGCATGAACTATGGGTGATGAGCCGATACGGACCTACGATGCGGGAGGAAAGCCCTGCTCTCGACGCCACCCTTTCTGGGGAAATCGGTGGCCTCGGAGGAGACGTGACGCTCGACGACCTCTTCGGGGACGACTGGATGGCGATGCACACGGACAGCGAGTCCATCGCCGAGTTCATCCAGTCGTGCGACTACGAGGTCGACGACCAGGAATCGTTCGAGAACATTCCGGACAGGAAGTGGGACGACCACGTGGCGGCCCACTCGCAGTTCGACGACTGGCGTTCGATGCTGTCGGCCGCCGTCGAGACGTACGTCGGTATCGTGCGTCCGACGCCCGACGCCGGGTCCGACCCGAACGACCCGGCCGCGGAAGCGAGCGACTGACCGACCGAGAGCGACACGCTATCCATCCCGACTCACCTTACCTGACGCGACCCGAGTCCGGTCGGTTCGAACCGGACCGACCCGACCCGGCTCGAATCGACTCGATACGATACGAGTCGCGACCGACTGACTGACCCGACTCACCCCGCGCCGCGACGGCCGCGGAGGTGTTCGAAGACGGCACCGACCAGTTTGTTCTCCGCGCGGCGGAGATGCTCCTCCGCCGTCCGTCGACCGACGCCCAGTCGTTCGGCCAGTTCTTCGGTCGTCGTTCGCCGCGGAATCTCGTAGTGCCCCTCCTCGACGGCCGCGCGCAGGGCGTCGTACTGGCGCGGGCTGAGGTCCGGCAGGAGGTCCGCCGGCGACGGCGGCGACCCCTCGGCGACGGCGTTCACGCGCCGCTTCGACCGCACGTCGACGGCCGTGCCGTCGGCGACGAGTTCCCGGTAGACGGCCGTCAGCGACGCGGGGTCGAGGGCGAGGACGCGGCAGAGTTTCGCGCCGCCCTCGTAGCGGACGGGCGGGAGCAGGAGGCAGTCGTTTCGGACGAGGTACGCCTCGATGGCGTTCGGTTCCCGCCGCCGCAGGCAGTCGTCGGTGATAAGGAGGACCTCCCCATCCCTGTCGAGTCGCTCCCGGACGCCGACCGCGCGTTCGACGCGTTCGACCACCGCCTCGGCGGACGGCCCGCGGATGTGCAACAGGTCGCAGTGTTCGTTGCACCACAGTTCGAGCGACGCGTCCGTCTCCGCCGTCGCCAGCGTGTAGCCGCCGTCTCCGACTATCTCGAACGTCGCCTCGTACACGCCGACACGTCCGCGGCGGTAGTATATAAATCACCCTCCGAAAGGAGGCCGAGCGAGTATCCGTGGCGGGCGTCGACTAGTTGCATGGACGAGACGAACGGACGAGACGGGGCGGCCGGACGTGAGCGTCCGAACGGCGGACGCGAAGAGAGCGGGGAGACGGGCCGACGCCGGTTCGACGTCGGCGACCCCTCCGCGGAGTGGAAGCGGTATCAGGGGTCGCCCACCGGAACGGATATCGAGTGCCGGGGATGGCGACAAGAGGCGGCCCTGCGGATGCTGAACAACAACCTCGACCCGGAGGTGGCCGAACGCCCCGAGGACCTCGTCGTCTACGGCGGCACCGGCCGCGCGGCCCGGTCGTGGGACGCCTACGACGCCATCCTCGCGGAGTTGCGCGAGTTGGGCGACGAGGAGACGCTCTTGGTCCAGTCGGGTAAACCGGTCGGGCGCTTCCGCACGCACGAACGCGCCCCGCGGGTGCTCATCGCCAACTCCAATCTCGTCGGGAAGTGGGACAACTGGGAGCACTTCCACGAACTGGAGGCCGAGGGGAAGATGATGTACGGGCAGATGACCGCGGGGTCGTGGGCGTACATCGGCACGCAGGGCAT
This region includes:
- a CDS encoding helix-turn-helix domain-containing protein: MYEATFEIVGDGGYTLATAETDASLELWCNEHCDLLHIRGPSAEAVVERVERAVGVRERLDRDGEVLLITDDCLRRREPNAIEAYLVRNDCLLLPPVRYEGGAKLCRVLALDPASLTAVYRELVADGTAVDVRSKRRVNAVAEGSPPSPADLLPDLSPRQYDALRAAVEEGHYEIPRRTTTEELAERLGVGRRTAEEHLRRAENKLVGAVFEHLRGRRGAG
- a CDS encoding redox-regulated ATPase YchF; the encoded protein is MSYKIGLVGKPSVGKSSFFNAATMNDVPEGAYPFTTIDPSVGEAYVRVDCAAPEFDETCTPSVGYCDDGTRFVPVKLVDVAGLIPGAHEGKGLGNQFLTDLNEADVLVHVVDFSGETDIEGEATEGHDPREDIDFLEGELDMWYLDILEKGLERYRTGYDGDEKHVEEDLAEQMSAFKTNKDEIKQVVLGLGLSLDPDEWDAEDKEAIAREIRKRTKPMLIAANKMDKPAAQENFAEITSDPEYEHLTFVPASAHAEKALKKAADGGVVDYEPGAADFDIVGDVSDDQEAGLEQIGEFLDAYDGSGVQQSLEAALFDVMGAIAIFPGSANGKSDSEGVFRDCFVLPEGSTTEDFAYHLHSDIGDGLLHGIDVRSKRQVGSDHELAHRDVLEIVTTG